One window of Xanthomonas sp. 10-10 genomic DNA carries:
- a CDS encoding response regulator transcription factor, giving the protein MIRVCLVDDQTLVRQGIRSLLALDNGIEVVAEASDGKQAVEQIPQIQPDVVLMDMRMPVMSGLEALQMLSRNGTLPPTIILTTFDDDQLVLAGLKAGAKGYLLKDVSLEQLVGAIRTVADGGSLVQPAVTQRLLSGLEHMRNEFVSLDRPDPLTDRETEILRLMASGFSNKEIANSLGVAEGTIKNHVSNILSKLGVRDRTRAVLKAFELQLV; this is encoded by the coding sequence ATGATCCGTGTCTGCCTGGTCGACGACCAAACCCTGGTGCGCCAGGGGATCCGCTCGCTGCTGGCGCTGGATAACGGCATCGAGGTGGTGGCCGAGGCCTCGGATGGCAAGCAGGCGGTGGAGCAGATTCCGCAGATCCAGCCGGATGTGGTGCTGATGGACATGCGCATGCCGGTGATGTCCGGTCTGGAAGCCCTGCAGATGCTGTCGCGCAACGGCACCCTGCCGCCGACCATCATCCTGACCACCTTCGACGACGACCAGCTGGTGCTGGCCGGGCTCAAGGCCGGCGCCAAGGGCTACCTGCTCAAGGATGTCTCGCTGGAACAGCTGGTCGGCGCGATCCGCACCGTGGCCGATGGCGGCTCGCTGGTGCAGCCGGCGGTCACCCAGCGCCTGCTGTCGGGCCTGGAGCACATGCGTAACGAATTCGTCAGCCTGGACCGGCCCGATCCGCTGACCGATCGCGAGACCGAGATCCTGCGGCTGATGGCCAGCGGCTTCTCCAACAAGGAGATCGCCAATTCGCTGGGCGTGGCCGAGGGCACCATCAAGAATCATGTGTCCAACATCCTGTCCAAGCTCGGCGTACGCGACCGTACCCGCGCGGTGCTGAAGGCGTTCGAGCTGCAATTGGTCTGA
- a CDS encoding SRPBCC family protein produces MTRIIEFLIALGIVAGLFVVVGLVLPSERQMSESVETNRRMTIVYDTVNSFRRFKDWNPLVLRDPKIQLKLAGPEEGKGARVEYSSTEGYIGNGSWEIKNTVKNERVEIAIEDPTKGYDKVTNFTLAPTGKNNKNVKITQDYSVKYGWNLFGRYAGLYVSRHVGDDLKLGLSRLATALATVPNFDYRAQLDGKPVLSDLKLVDVPAEDLLVVTAGNIDRDNETIKKSIKDNQEWIKRVMDANGLEAAGPVRIVTTDFATDKYAFDVVQPVRKRAGGAPKADAKTDTAKTDAKKDDAAAAPVDATPVAATGEELKLNIPSEAPVKYERTKAHRSAFATYAGHMAGLDAVRSSLRAWAATSGNDVTERPYESWKGGVDKSFTQDGTYDVYWAIK; encoded by the coding sequence ATGACCCGTATTATCGAGTTCCTGATCGCCTTGGGGATCGTGGCTGGCTTGTTTGTCGTGGTGGGCTTGGTGTTGCCCTCGGAGCGGCAGATGTCCGAGAGTGTTGAGACCAACCGCAGAATGACGATTGTTTACGACACCGTGAACAGCTTCCGTCGTTTCAAGGATTGGAACCCGCTTGTGCTGCGTGACCCGAAGATCCAGCTGAAGCTGGCCGGCCCGGAAGAGGGCAAGGGTGCACGCGTCGAATACAGCTCCACCGAGGGCTATATCGGCAACGGCAGCTGGGAAATCAAAAACACCGTCAAGAACGAGCGTGTTGAGATCGCGATCGAAGATCCCACAAAGGGCTACGACAAGGTCACCAATTTCACCCTGGCTCCGACCGGCAAGAACAACAAGAACGTCAAGATCACCCAGGATTACAGCGTCAAGTACGGCTGGAACCTGTTCGGTCGTTATGCCGGCCTGTATGTCAGCCGCCACGTGGGCGACGACCTGAAGCTGGGTCTGTCGCGTCTGGCCACCGCACTGGCAACCGTGCCGAACTTCGACTACCGCGCGCAGCTGGACGGCAAGCCGGTGTTGAGCGATCTCAAGCTCGTCGATGTGCCGGCCGAGGACCTATTGGTCGTCACCGCAGGCAACATCGATCGTGACAACGAGACGATCAAGAAGTCGATCAAGGACAACCAGGAGTGGATCAAGCGCGTGATGGACGCCAACGGCCTGGAAGCTGCTGGTCCGGTCCGGATCGTCACCACCGACTTTGCCACCGACAAGTACGCGTTCGACGTCGTGCAGCCGGTCCGCAAGCGTGCCGGTGGTGCGCCGAAGGCCGATGCCAAGACCGACACCGCCAAGACCGATGCCAAGAAGGACGACGCCGCTGCTGCGCCGGTCGACGCGACGCCGGTTGCCGCAACGGGCGAAGAGCTCAAGCTCAACATCCCGTCCGAAGCGCCGGTGAAGTACGAGCGCACCAAGGCGCACCGTTCGGCATTTGCAACCTACGCAGGTCACATGGCCGGCCTGGACGCAGTGCGTAGTTCCCTGCGTGCCTGGGCTGCCACCAGCGGCAACGACGTGACCGAGCGTCCGTACGAGTCGTGGAAGGGCGGCGTGGACAAGTCGTTTACGCAGGACGGTACCTACGACGTCTACTGGGCCATCAAGTAA
- a CDS encoding DUF423 domain-containing protein, translating to MSLLDRRKKHPSLLAFLGGLLAAVAVGLSAYASHGVTDALVQSRLQLASLYAFGHGAVLVVLGATETRAFGRVGLYLLLLGTLLFAGSLVGGALLHWPTSLAPIGGISLMLGWVVLAIGALRR from the coding sequence ATGTCTTTGCTCGATCGTCGCAAGAAACATCCCTCGTTGCTGGCCTTTCTTGGCGGCTTGCTGGCCGCCGTCGCCGTGGGGTTGTCGGCCTATGCCTCGCATGGCGTAACCGACGCGCTGGTGCAGTCGCGGCTGCAACTGGCGTCGCTGTACGCCTTCGGTCATGGCGCCGTGCTGGTTGTGCTGGGTGCCACCGAGACACGTGCGTTCGGACGGGTCGGCCTGTACCTGTTGCTGCTCGGTACGTTGCTGTTTGCCGGCAGCCTGGTCGGTGGTGCCTTGCTGCACTGGCCGACCAGCCTGGCACCGATCGGCGGCATCAGTCTGATGCTGGGCTGGGTGGTGCTGGCGATCGGCGCGTTGCGGCGCTGA
- a CDS encoding DNA-3-methyladenine glycosylase yields the protein MPRHVRGFDVEAAFAQLSRRDRALGAWMKRIGPIAPQPGWRKPFDPVDALARAILFQQLSGKAASTIVARVEAAIGSNRLHADTLGRVDDAGLRACGVSGNKALALRDLARREALGEIPSLRKLAFMEDDAIVEALVPVRGIGRWTVEMMLMFRLGRPDLLPIDDLGVRKGAQRVDKQEQMPTPRELAERGQRWGPYRTYAAFYLWKIADFSVATKVPTPRSQE from the coding sequence ATGCCACGTCATGTCCGCGGATTCGATGTGGAGGCGGCGTTCGCGCAGTTGAGCCGGCGCGACCGCGCGCTGGGCGCGTGGATGAAGCGTATCGGTCCCATCGCGCCGCAGCCGGGCTGGCGCAAACCGTTCGACCCGGTAGACGCATTGGCGCGTGCCATCCTGTTCCAGCAACTGAGCGGCAAGGCCGCGTCCACGATCGTGGCGCGGGTAGAGGCGGCGATCGGATCGAACCGGCTGCACGCCGACACCCTGGGGCGCGTGGACGATGCCGGCTTGCGTGCCTGCGGTGTGTCCGGCAACAAGGCGCTGGCACTGCGCGATCTTGCCCGGCGCGAAGCGCTGGGTGAAATCCCCTCGCTGCGCAAACTCGCCTTCATGGAAGACGATGCGATCGTCGAAGCGCTGGTACCGGTACGCGGCATCGGCCGCTGGACGGTGGAAATGATGCTGATGTTCCGCCTGGGCCGCCCGGACCTGCTGCCCATCGACGACCTGGGCGTGCGCAAAGGCGCTCAGCGCGTGGACAAACAGGAGCAGATGCCCACGCCCAGGGAGCTTGCCGAGCGTGGGCAACGGTGGGGCCCGTACCGCACCTACGCTGCGTTTTATCTGTGGAAGATCGCCGACTTCAGCGTCGCGACCAAAGTGCCGACCCCGCGCTCGCAGGAGTAG
- a CDS encoding FAD-binding oxidoreductase yields the protein MDEHIDRQRRTATAALLGAGVALTTPGCGKRSDTSLQVTDIAGIDRNTVARIARPRIVDEVVSLLQGSTGTVSIGGARYSMGGQISSPSSLHLDLRELVGLVHLDVAARRIRVRSGMRWRDVQELIDPHDLAVAVMQSYSNFSVGGSIGVNCHGRYLHAGPIAHTVHALQLVDAGGQINELDRTRTPALFAAVIGGYGGLGVVTEVELSLTLNDMLERRVEPVALDDYPAFFADRIAADPLAVMHNADLTPPHFDRPLAVTWVSSDAPPTDARRLIPRDLDYSREQNLIWAASELPLGKSLRERYQTAPLLQMPAVMRRNCQASLDARSLEPRTRRMSTYLLQEYFVPVPAFTAFAREMAAILRRHDVNALNISIRHSPADTVSLLRWAPQPVFSFVLYYKQRSGSSPDKATVAWTRQLIDATLAHGGRYYLPYRLHASQQQFDAAYPEAGSFASLKSNIDPGRRFRNHLWDKYLPG from the coding sequence ATGGACGAGCACATCGATAGACAGCGCCGCACTGCCACCGCCGCACTCCTTGGTGCCGGCGTTGCATTGACCACGCCCGGATGCGGCAAGCGCTCCGACACATCGCTGCAGGTCACCGATATTGCCGGCATCGATCGCAACACGGTGGCACGCATCGCGCGGCCGCGCATCGTGGACGAGGTGGTCAGCCTGCTACAGGGCAGTACCGGCACGGTATCCATCGGCGGCGCGCGCTACAGCATGGGAGGGCAAATCTCTTCGCCCTCTTCGCTGCATCTGGACCTGCGCGAGCTGGTCGGCCTGGTGCACCTGGATGTCGCTGCCCGACGCATCCGCGTGCGTAGCGGCATGCGTTGGCGCGACGTGCAGGAGCTGATCGATCCACATGACCTGGCGGTCGCGGTGATGCAGAGCTACAGCAACTTCAGCGTCGGTGGCTCGATCGGGGTCAATTGCCATGGCCGCTACCTGCATGCCGGGCCGATTGCGCACACGGTGCATGCCTTGCAGCTGGTGGACGCAGGGGGCCAGATAAACGAACTCGACCGCACGCGCACTCCGGCGCTGTTCGCCGCTGTCATTGGCGGCTACGGCGGGCTCGGCGTGGTCACCGAAGTGGAGTTGTCGCTGACACTCAACGACATGCTGGAGCGACGGGTGGAACCAGTGGCGCTGGACGATTACCCCGCCTTCTTCGCCGACCGCATCGCCGCCGACCCACTGGCGGTGATGCACAATGCCGACCTGACGCCGCCGCACTTTGATCGCCCCTTGGCGGTGACCTGGGTCAGCAGCGATGCCCCGCCAACCGATGCCAGGCGCCTGATTCCGCGCGACCTGGACTACTCCCGCGAACAGAATCTGATCTGGGCGGCATCGGAACTGCCGCTGGGTAAGTCGCTGCGCGAGCGCTATCAGACCGCGCCGCTGTTGCAGATGCCGGCGGTGATGCGTCGCAATTGCCAGGCCAGCCTGGATGCACGCTCGCTGGAACCGCGCACGCGGCGCATGTCCACCTATCTGCTGCAGGAATATTTCGTTCCGGTGCCTGCATTTACCGCATTCGCGCGCGAAATGGCCGCAATCCTGCGCCGCCACGATGTCAACGCACTCAATATCTCGATCCGCCACTCGCCTGCCGATACGGTGTCGCTGTTGCGCTGGGCACCGCAGCCGGTGTTTTCCTTCGTGCTTTATTACAAGCAGCGCAGCGGCAGCTCGCCTGACAAGGCAACGGTGGCCTGGACCCGGCAGTTGATCGATGCGACGCTGGCGCATGGCGGCCGCTACTACCTACCCTACCGGTTGCATGCCAGCCAGCAGCAATTTGACGCCGCTTACCCGGAAGCCGGGTCTTTTGCGAGCCTCAAAAGTAACATCGATCCCGGGCGTCGCTTCCGCAACCACTTGTGGGACAAGTACCTGCCTGGCTGA
- a CDS encoding M15 family metallopeptidase — protein MRTTPSLLLNTTAIELVPAALLRARSNADARVLAQADWLLRRKRDGRYLAAQLPHGLMPLVPRLAREPGLDEALDRLQDATVRCRQGHAGVLAIDGLQHRLTQLGLVADDYVQRTGLRLIAEPATLQYAGRDRFGRPLWLSAGAARAWRQIRAAALRADIVLDAISGYRSHDYQLGIFERKFARGLALEQILAVNAAPGFSEHHSGDALDIGTPGDPPAEESFEATAAFAWLGSHAEQFGYRLSYPRDNPHGIVYEPWHWCWHAP, from the coding sequence ATGCGTACAACGCCGTCCCTGCTGCTCAACACCACCGCTATCGAGCTGGTACCGGCCGCCCTGCTGCGTGCCCGCAGCAATGCCGACGCCCGCGTGCTGGCGCAGGCCGACTGGCTACTGCGGCGCAAGCGCGATGGACGCTATCTGGCCGCGCAACTGCCGCACGGGCTGATGCCGCTGGTGCCGCGACTGGCGCGCGAGCCCGGCCTGGACGAGGCACTGGACCGACTGCAAGACGCGACCGTTCGATGTCGCCAAGGCCACGCCGGCGTTCTTGCGATCGACGGCTTGCAGCATCGACTGACACAGCTCGGGCTTGTTGCCGATGACTATGTGCAACGCACCGGCCTGCGCCTGATCGCCGAACCGGCAACGCTGCAGTACGCCGGGCGCGATCGCTTCGGCCGGCCGCTCTGGCTCAGCGCAGGCGCCGCGCGTGCATGGAGGCAGATACGTGCGGCCGCACTGCGTGCGGACATCGTGCTCGATGCAATCTCCGGGTATCGCAGCCACGATTACCAACTTGGCATCTTCGAACGCAAGTTCGCACGCGGGCTGGCGCTAGAGCAGATTCTGGCAGTCAACGCCGCGCCCGGCTTCAGCGAACACCACAGTGGCGACGCACTTGATATCGGCACTCCTGGCGACCCCCCGGCCGAAGAATCGTTCGAAGCCACCGCTGCATTTGCCTGGCTGGGCAGTCACGCGGAGCAGTTCGGCTACCGCCTGAGTTATCCGCGCGACAATCCGCATGGCATCGTCTACGAACCCTGGCATTGGTGTTGGCACGCGCCATGA
- a CDS encoding PH domain-containing protein has protein sequence MIVVVHADNARDGHPAALYAHLALLLTVAVSCTAAHARRSIRLQDERLIVRSTLFTRRVPVDQIRLDTARVIDLARDTAFKPGRKSLGFGYPGFQSGYYRSRQAGPGFYLITQSARVLALPLKDGSVLVLSPEQPRQLLQDLQQLAAQRT, from the coding sequence GTGATCGTCGTGGTCCATGCGGACAATGCCCGCGACGGGCATCCTGCCGCCCTGTACGCCCACCTGGCGCTGCTGCTGACAGTTGCGGTGAGCTGCACTGCCGCGCATGCGCGACGCAGTATCCGGCTCCAGGACGAGCGCTTGATCGTGCGCTCGACACTGTTCACCAGGCGGGTGCCCGTCGACCAGATCCGGCTGGACACGGCGCGCGTGATCGACCTGGCCAGGGACACTGCCTTCAAGCCCGGCAGAAAGTCCTTGGGTTTTGGCTACCCGGGCTTCCAGTCCGGGTACTACCGCAGCAGGCAGGCGGGCCCGGGTTTCTATCTGATCACCCAGTCTGCCCGCGTGCTGGCCCTCCCGTTGAAGGACGGCAGCGTACTCGTGCTCAGCCCCGAACAGCCGCGCCAGCTGCTGCAGGATCTCCAGCAACTGGCCGCGCAACGCACTTAG
- a CDS encoding Arc family DNA binding domain-containing protein, which translates to MSEKKAYPLRISADVLAAVQRWSDDELRSLNAQIEYVLRDALRKAGRLPKPRDDKESEA; encoded by the coding sequence GTGAGCGAAAAGAAGGCCTACCCGCTGCGCATCAGCGCCGATGTGCTGGCAGCCGTGCAGCGCTGGTCCGACGACGAACTGCGCAGCCTCAATGCGCAGATCGAATACGTGTTGCGCGATGCGCTACGCAAGGCCGGACGTTTGCCCAAGCCACGCGATGACAAGGAATCCGAGGCATGA
- a CDS encoding SPFH domain-containing protein: MKEKSLGSVPGIPVIAASVVVLLLAAAALIAAGMGLLPILSMLPAILIATGNVFVLAGLYTLEPNQAAVLSLFGKYVGTVKDQGVRWNSPFYAKRRVSQRVRNFESGRLKVNELDGSPIEIAAVIVWQVMDASEAVYNVDDYESFVHIQSEAALRAMATSYPYDQHEDGQISLRSHPAEISEQLKRHLDERLTQAGVDVIEARISHLAYAPEIAQAMLQRQQANAVIAARTRIVAGAVGMVEMALAELQKSGVVQLDEERKAHMVSNLLTVLCSDRGTQPVVNTGSLY; the protein is encoded by the coding sequence ATGAAAGAGAAGTCGCTCGGCTCCGTCCCAGGCATTCCGGTGATCGCCGCGAGTGTCGTCGTGCTGCTGCTGGCAGCCGCGGCGCTGATCGCGGCCGGCATGGGGTTGCTGCCGATTCTGAGCATGCTGCCGGCCATCCTGATCGCAACCGGCAATGTGTTCGTGCTGGCCGGCCTATACACCCTGGAACCGAACCAGGCCGCAGTGCTGAGCCTGTTCGGCAAGTACGTCGGCACCGTCAAGGACCAGGGCGTGCGCTGGAACAGCCCCTTCTACGCCAAGCGCCGGGTCAGCCAGCGCGTGCGTAACTTCGAGAGCGGACGACTCAAGGTCAACGAGCTCGATGGCAGCCCGATCGAGATCGCCGCGGTGATCGTGTGGCAGGTCATGGATGCATCGGAGGCGGTCTACAACGTCGACGATTACGAAAGCTTCGTGCACATCCAGTCCGAAGCGGCGCTGCGCGCGATGGCCACCAGCTATCCCTACGACCAGCACGAAGATGGGCAGATTTCGTTGCGCAGCCATCCGGCCGAAATCAGCGAACAGCTCAAGCGGCATCTGGACGAACGCCTGACCCAGGCCGGCGTGGACGTCATCGAAGCGCGCATCAGCCACCTGGCCTACGCACCGGAAATCGCCCAGGCCATGCTGCAGCGGCAACAGGCCAATGCGGTGATCGCCGCACGCACGCGCATCGTTGCAGGCGCCGTGGGCATGGTGGAAATGGCGTTGGCCGAGTTGCAGAAAAGCGGCGTCGTGCAGTTGGACGAAGAGCGCAAGGCGCATATGGTCAGCAACCTGCTCACCGTGCTGTGTTCTGATCGCGGCACCCAACCGGTGGTCAACACCGGCTCGCTCTATTGA
- the purT gene encoding formate-dependent phosphoribosylglycinamide formyltransferase, translated as MTTLGTPLSPSATRVLLLGSGELGKEVAIELQRFGVEVIAADRYANAPAMQVAHRSHVLDMLDPAALRALIAAEQPHLIVPEIEAIHTETLVALERDQGQRVIPTARAARLTMDREGIRRLAAETLGLPTSPYRFVDTAAEYRDAIAAVGLPCVVKPVMSSSGKGQSTLRSEADIDAAWDYAQTGGRAGAGRCIVEGFIDFDYEITLLTVRHAGGTSYCDPIGHWQQDGDYRESWQPQPMSAAALQRSQEIAKAITDDLGGWGLFGVELFVKGDEVWFSEVSPRPHDTGLVTLMSQDLSEFALHARAILGLPVGAENGGVIRQSGPSASCALLAHGNGVPVFGNVAAALRDPDTALRLFGKPRVDGHRRVGVTLARAESIDAAREKARVAAAALTIQLQG; from the coding sequence ATGACTACTCTCGGCACGCCGTTATCGCCCTCCGCCACCCGGGTGTTGCTGCTGGGGTCGGGCGAACTGGGCAAGGAAGTGGCGATCGAGCTGCAGCGCTTCGGCGTGGAAGTGATCGCCGCCGATCGCTACGCCAATGCACCGGCGATGCAGGTGGCACATCGCTCGCACGTGCTGGACATGCTCGATCCCGCCGCGCTGCGCGCGCTGATCGCCGCCGAGCAGCCGCATTTGATCGTGCCAGAGATCGAAGCCATCCATACCGAAACGCTGGTGGCGCTGGAGCGCGATCAGGGCCAGCGCGTGATTCCCACCGCGCGCGCCGCACGCCTGACCATGGACCGCGAAGGCATCCGTCGCCTGGCTGCCGAAACCCTGGGCCTGCCGACCTCGCCGTACCGGTTTGTCGACACCGCTGCCGAGTACCGCGATGCGATCGCCGCGGTGGGCCTGCCGTGCGTGGTCAAGCCGGTGATGTCGTCCTCCGGCAAGGGCCAGAGCACGTTGCGCAGCGAGGCCGACATCGATGCGGCCTGGGACTACGCGCAGACCGGCGGACGTGCCGGTGCCGGCCGCTGCATCGTCGAGGGCTTCATCGATTTCGATTACGAGATCACCTTGCTGACCGTGCGGCATGCCGGCGGAACCTCGTATTGCGACCCGATCGGGCATTGGCAGCAGGACGGCGACTATCGCGAAAGCTGGCAGCCGCAGCCGATGTCGGCCGCCGCCTTGCAACGTTCGCAGGAGATTGCGAAAGCCATTACCGACGATCTGGGTGGCTGGGGACTGTTCGGGGTGGAGTTGTTCGTCAAGGGCGACGAAGTGTGGTTCAGCGAAGTCTCGCCGCGCCCGCACGACACCGGCCTGGTGACGCTGATGTCGCAGGACCTGAGCGAATTCGCGCTGCACGCCCGCGCCATTCTCGGCTTGCCGGTCGGTGCCGAGAACGGTGGCGTGATCCGTCAGAGCGGCCCGTCGGCGTCCTGTGCGCTACTCGCGCACGGCAATGGCGTGCCGGTGTTCGGCAACGTGGCCGCTGCACTGCGCGACCCGGACACCGCCCTGCGCCTGTTCGGCAAACCGCGCGTGGACGGCCACCGCCGTGTCGGCGTCACCCTGGCGCGCGCAGAGAGTATCGATGCGGCACGCGAGAAAGCGCGTGTGGCTGCTGCGGCGCTGACGATCCAGTTGCAAGGCTGA
- a CDS encoding endonuclease/exonuclease/phosphatase family protein, giving the protein MIRPLLLLALTALCAACTHRTPASAATSDSAGGAVPTQLRIATYNTSLYSDEAGGLVRELQGDSAHARKIAAVLQRVRPDLVLLNEFDFDPDHRAADLFQQRYLQVAQPGGGDALRYPYRYLAPVNTGVPSGLDLDNNGSVGGDGRTRGNDAWGYGLHPGQYGMLVLSRYPIDAQAVRSFQLLKWSALPGALRPLDPGTGRSFYSDAIWSQLRLSSKSHWDVPVRTPLGVVHALVSHPTPPVFDGAEKRNAARNHDELALWRAYLDNAADSKRWLCDDKGICGGLAADAHFVILGDLNNDPIDGAGRHEAISALIHHPRVLQYPTPRSDGGPEKTAEYAAQGIVHIGDPHQVTGDFGPQAGTMRLDYVLPSHRFTLIGSGIFWPASTAPEAAIADGSDHHAVWVDVGL; this is encoded by the coding sequence ATGATCAGACCTCTTCTGTTGCTCGCATTGACCGCGCTTTGCGCCGCCTGCACCCATCGCACGCCTGCATCGGCCGCCACCTCCGATAGCGCGGGCGGCGCTGTGCCGACACAGCTGCGCATCGCCACCTACAACACCTCGCTGTACTCCGACGAGGCCGGCGGCCTGGTGCGCGAACTGCAGGGCGACAGCGCGCATGCACGCAAGATCGCTGCCGTGCTGCAGCGCGTGCGCCCTGATCTGGTGCTGCTCAACGAATTCGATTTCGATCCCGACCACCGCGCTGCCGATCTGTTCCAGCAGCGCTATCTGCAGGTCGCCCAGCCGGGCGGCGGAGACGCGTTGCGCTACCCATATCGGTATCTGGCACCGGTCAATACCGGCGTGCCGAGCGGCCTGGACCTGGACAACAACGGCAGTGTCGGTGGCGACGGCCGCACCCGCGGCAACGATGCCTGGGGCTATGGGCTGCATCCCGGCCAGTACGGCATGCTGGTGCTGTCGCGGTATCCGATCGATGCGCAGGCCGTGCGCAGTTTTCAATTGCTCAAATGGAGCGCGTTGCCGGGTGCGCTGCGGCCGCTGGATCCGGGGACCGGGCGTTCGTTCTACAGCGACGCGATCTGGTCGCAGCTGCGCCTGTCGTCAAAATCGCATTGGGATGTGCCGGTGCGCACGCCGCTCGGTGTCGTGCATGCGCTGGTTTCGCACCCGACGCCGCCGGTGTTCGATGGCGCGGAAAAACGCAACGCCGCCCGCAACCACGACGAGCTCGCGCTGTGGCGTGCATACCTGGACAACGCGGCCGACAGCAAGCGCTGGTTGTGCGATGACAAGGGAATCTGCGGCGGCCTGGCAGCCGATGCGCACTTTGTGATCCTTGGCGATCTGAACAACGACCCGATCGATGGTGCCGGCCGCCACGAAGCGATCAGCGCATTGATCCATCACCCGCGCGTGCTGCAGTACCCCACCCCACGTAGCGACGGCGGCCCGGAAAAGACTGCCGAATACGCCGCGCAAGGCATCGTGCACATCGGCGACCCGCACCAGGTCACCGGCGACTTCGGCCCGCAGGCCGGCACCATGCGCCTGGACTACGTGCTGCCATCGCACCGGTTCACCCTGATCGGCAGCGGCATCTTCTGGCCGGCCAGCACCGCTCCGGAAGCGGCGATTGCCGATGGCAGCGACCATCATGCGGTGTGGGTGGATGTCGGCTTGTAG
- a CDS encoding arginyltransferase, with the protein MGRIAWVAHPDRPCAATNTHINEPSARTLTRAPGVFIRRTVAAVATHRRYPARMAIHADTHDDLRLFQTGEHACGYWPERRARDLVLDPHDPRLGTIYPQALAWGFRRSGDLVYRPHCERCRACVPVRIAVDAFRPDRSQRRCLARNQDLVVRVVAAQRTDEQLALYRHYLKSRHPGGGMDEHGGSEFDQFLIGGWSHGRFLEIREPSVAHAPGRLLAVAVTDVTEHALSAVYTFYAPEAAARSLGTFAILQQIQWAQRERRAHVYLGYWIDGHAKMNYKRRFNALEAYDGRQWRGLPPAASAP; encoded by the coding sequence ATGGGCCGCATCGCGTGGGTGGCGCATCCGGACAGGCCGTGCGCTGCCACCAACACCCACATCAACGAGCCATCGGCGCGCACGTTGACGCGCGCACCTGGCGTATTCATCCGGCGGACAGTCGCCGCTGTTGCGACGCACAGGCGCTATCCTGCGCGCATGGCCATTCACGCCGACACCCACGACGACCTGCGCCTGTTCCAGACCGGTGAGCATGCCTGCGGCTACTGGCCCGAGCGTCGTGCGCGCGATCTGGTGCTGGACCCGCATGACCCGCGCCTTGGCACGATCTATCCGCAGGCATTGGCATGGGGATTCCGTCGCTCCGGCGATCTGGTGTACCGGCCGCATTGCGAGCGCTGCCGCGCATGCGTGCCGGTGCGCATTGCGGTGGATGCGTTTCGGCCCGATCGCAGTCAACGCCGCTGCCTTGCGCGCAACCAGGATCTGGTCGTGCGCGTGGTCGCGGCCCAGCGCACCGACGAGCAACTGGCCCTGTACCGCCATTACCTTAAATCCCGCCACCCCGGTGGCGGCATGGACGAGCACGGCGGCAGCGAATTCGATCAGTTCCTGATCGGCGGCTGGTCGCATGGGCGGTTTCTGGAAATCCGCGAACCGTCCGTGGCGCATGCCCCGGGACGGCTGCTCGCCGTCGCGGTCACCGATGTGACCGAGCATGCGCTGTCGGCGGTGTACACGTTCTACGCGCCGGAGGCGGCCGCGCGCAGCCTGGGCACCTTCGCGATCCTGCAGCAGATTCAATGGGCGCAGCGCGAGCGACGCGCGCACGTGTATCTGGGCTATTGGATCGATGGCCACGCCAAGATGAACTACAAGCGTCGCTTCAACGCACTGGAGGCCTACGACGGCCGTCAGTGGCGCGGGCTGCCGCCGGCCGCATCGGCACCGTGA